DNA from Salvelinus namaycush isolate Seneca chromosome 6, SaNama_1.0, whole genome shotgun sequence:
AagggggatagaggggagagagatagagagatagatagagcgAGGTTAAAACAATAGATCTTGAAGCTCCCAGGGTGAGTTGTGCTGCTCCTGGAACAGTCGGGCCCCTGTGGACCAGTTCAGTCCTTCACTAGAGCCCCTCAGCCTCCAACAAAAATACTCACAAAATAAAGGTTGTGAACTCCAAGAACAATCACTTCAGCTGAGTTCAATACCTATTATTCATGTCCCATTTCTCCATCCCTCTGCTGTAGCTACTGTGATGTTAATAAGGTAAGCCCTTGTCTGTTTCCCTAACTGAACTGAAGAGGAGCTTGGGAGAGCTATGTCAACAAGGCCTTTAGTATTGGTTTGTAAAACTCTTCCATGCTCATTTCCCTAAACTCACAGCCATTACCCTTGTGAACATGAGGTGATCAGCCATGTAAGCCACAGATGGCAGTCAGTGGGCTTCTCATTGTGGGCAGGGCCTAGTCCTGGGGCAATGAAGCTAACACTCAAGGTTCTAATGACTAGAACCCAGAGTTTTCCCTAACCTGTGACCATGGGATCAGAACAGAATAAACTATTGTTACATAGCCTATAACTAGcgcctggagtatcctttaggttATGTTGTCAGAAAAGTCAGGGACTTCCTCCCACCTAATACCCAACCGGTAAGGGTGTATACTCAATCACCAATAGGTCAGTTCGGTTGATGCTACCTGGGTCTCTGTTTTCATTCTCTTTTCATTCTCTTGTTGAAGTCTGATGACATGACCTTAGTGACCCAGCCTCTATTCATACCAGGACTGTTCACCCTGGATGATATTCTCCCCACAGAGCATTGATGCCTGTAGCCATTGACGTAGTTCGGTGATGATAACTCACTGTAGGCAATCTGTTGGTTTCTTTCAGATTGCACAGTAGGCATATGTTCCACTATTTACTTTCCACCTTTGAAAGTGGACAGCATTGAGAAGTGAGACCTTTGTGAGACCAATTTGAGACCTATGATCTTTGAGGGGCCCGAGGAGACCCCTCTACAGGAGGGAAAAGATGACTGTGCAAAAGATGTTGCCCCCCTCTTTCAAATCCAGCATGTCCTTACACCTGACAGTAATCCAGCTATCATTCACCTACCCTCCCTTCTGATTAGACTACATAAAGGAGCATTCAAAGCTGCTTTACAAATTGGCTATGACCTTTGACCTGTGCCATGTCACCCTTTTCAAAGATGACATGGGCAAGCTCAGCAGGAGACTTCAAATCTCCTCTACGCACATATTTGACGGCTTTGTTATGATGGTTTAAAAAAATCCACTGTTTTGGCTTTCCGTGATATAAAAAGACCTGATGGGCCGCTGATCAACAGTCATCACAGGTGAGCGCAACTGAAGTCCACTCTCAATTACCCTCGCAAGGCCGTTAGGACCAAGATAATATAGTAGGAATCATGATCTCCCTATACTCTGTTATATTCACACTGGTGCTGTTCTCTGAGTTTAACACCCGCTCGGTCGTCTTAGCTGTACCGACAGGCAAGCTGGACGAGGGTAGGACAGAGCAGGAGAGCCTGCGATCGATACTAGGCGAAGACATGATGAGCGACGACGCTCTGGCTGCCCCGAGGTTCAGACAGGACCACATCCTGGACAACGGACAGGACGACGGCAACACAAAGATCATCATCCTTTCAGTAAGTATCTTCCTTCATCCATGTCCATCATCACACTAACCTTCCTCATTTTACATTTGCTCAAACTTGAGCCATCATCAAACAAAGATGAAAAGGATAGGTGTTTATCTTGATTAGATTCCCACAGTGGCAAAATCTATGATAATGTCTCCGCTCCATCAAAGGTTTGGCAGGCATGTGGAGTGATTCAGTTTGTCTGGCATCTGTATGTCATGCAAGTCATGGACATGGTTATCTCTGCTGTAATGGCACAGAAGGAGAGAGCGATGAGGAGAGGTTATAAAGCCACTTTGGCAGATTAGATGTCTGGATAACTGGGGCCCCTCTCATACAGGTTTCATATGGCCTGGCTCAGGACCAGCCTCCAGAAGGCCGGGGTTTGGGACCCAGAAGATCTGTGCCGCTTCTTAAATGTCCATCTGGCAAATGGCGTGCATCAATCCCAAATGAATGGAAaagaaaaacaccatcccaaagTCCAATTAATTTTGACATTGGATTCTATAGCCCTTTCATGTGTATTGTTATATTTTTGTTGTATCATGCAAGCTAGATAACCTTCGGCTTTGGTTCACCAAATCTGATTGTGCAATAGAATCATCAGTGGACAGAGAATACTAATGTAGAGGCTGGCTGATCCACTAATGGAAGCCTGCCAGACATTGACCTAGCCTTCTGTCCCACAGGACATTGGACTGAAAGGGCACACCAGACGTGGCATGAACACAGCTTTCTCCCGAGCCCTTCCTGTCCTCCCCGACCGAGGCACAGATCACTCTCCTGCTGAATATAGCCTGAAAGTAGAGCGCAGGGAGGCCGACCTTGAGAGTAAGTATCGACCAGCGACTTCCTTTTGTTATTTTTCCTTCTATGGTTCCTGTATCCGTTCAATCGTGCGCATTAGAAAGATCCAGGTCACCGTCATTCAGCATGTCAAATGGGTGACTTGATTACACGATACTGGCATTAAAACCATCAATGAGGGTGTTGACACTTTTCACCATGATATTCCATTCATTACTTGGAACAAGAGTTTTATCAGCTAGACGTGTTACATTTCAGACGTATAAAAGCAACAAACTGAAGACTGTTGAAGGTTATGACATCACTATTAACAGTtaatgcttaaaaaaaaaaaatcactgcaATTCTACCAATTTTATTCCCTCCAGTGCTGCGATGCATGATAGGACGAGTGTACCGACCCTGTTCGCAAGCATAAGAGTGTGGTGGATCCTACACTGCCGTCTGTCAATCTCCTGCAAAACACGATACGCTTTCTTGATTTGTTCCTTACATCTGTGGCGTTGttttaaaacacaaaacatgtATAAAACTATTAAAAATGTTTTGAAAAACCTGAAAACAATTGTACGTGTCAATTCTGGGTCACATAATATAGCTACATTTGGAAAGTCACCATTGTACAGGTGAAGAAAATAAGACATTCTATACTGTTTCTGATAGTAGTAGTGAAgatgcatgtgagagaggagaagtGTCTGGCGGTGGGCCTTTTGTCTTAGAGGGAGATAAACTGCAGGCCAAGCCTCCGCAGATCGGCCATCAAACAGATCTGCTTGGGTTTCAACCACTCTCAGACTTCCCACATTGCCTCAACAGCTATTCTACATCATTGCATTACACTCTCCCACAGACACACTACAGCTGGTGATCTTTCTTTCAAAATGATGATGTCTGTCAATTGTTGGAAAGCACAACAgaggcaaaaaataaataaaaagtacaATAAAGCCTCTGAAATCAGGCCAAACTCCACTGGGGGAAAAACAAGTGCAATTGATTACGGGAACATTCAGCTTCAAAGAAGACAGACCATTGATTAAATAAAGCAACATTAGTAGTACTGCATTCTACTTCAACACGATAATGAATAGTTTACAATCTGAAGAAGCTGGTGAGCTTGCCCTGTCCGGCAATCAGTTTCTTCTTACTTGGGGCTTTAGCCCCTCCATTCTTCCCTGACAATTTGGTTGATGTTACAGTGGTGGGGGGTTTCTTCAGAGGGAGCTGGTTCTCTAATCCACAATGTTCGCTACAATCCACCAGCTTCCGTTTACAGGCCTTGCTGCTTCCTTCTGTCTGGATGTTGGTCTTCAGACCACCCCCGCCTGCTCTGCTGCCTGGGGCATCATTTCCACTCCTGGGCCCCAGCGCTGTGGCACCCCCCCGGGTCGTGCCTCCTCGCTGGGCCTCTTTCCTCCCAGCCTCTGGGTAAACCTCCactggagagaggaaacagaaatAGAGCTTAACAATTGGGGGCGAAAAAAATTGACATAAGAGAggaaggaaaaaggggggaaaaaaacaaaaagaacCTGATAAAATTGCTGACGTTAGCCTGCAGTTTAACAGCCAGAGTGTTTATTCTAGCGAGCTGAAAGTGAACATTTGTCATGTAACCCGATGGCGCAGAGCCTGGATTCCCAcagaaagaagggggggggggttaggtttTTACTACAGATGTGGGGGCGGCCAGGTTTTATAAAATGGGGAATCATTTAAAGGTTGATCGTAAGTACCAGTCCCAGGGCTGGGACTGGGCAGGGTTCGAGGCCAGGGCTGGGAAGGTGGGTCTGGGCATCGATCCGAATCTGTGGCGTCAGAGGGAATAGACGCCAATCCctgaagggggggaggggggggggggggttgtgtgtatgTAGCTGCGCTGCACTATATGTGAGGAAATCTGGAGCAGTTCACCAGCATGCATGCAGATTAGTACATGCAGTTACAGGTCTCTGCTGAAAAAGGGAGAATGATGTCACAACTAGACATTTTTTACCTCTGCTGTCGAGGAGCTGGGCAGAGGTGGATTCCACAGTAGTGAGGGTCCGCTTGGCAGCCTGTTGCACACAGGTGGGGCCCTGGATGATGCTGGGGAAGTCCAGCACTcggttgaggggcagctccaaGTCGTCCTGGTACGTGCAGGCAAACTGAGATCGGATGGTTCGCTCTCTGGActaaaaaaaataaagagaaactgtcacggctctccaaccctgttcctggagaggtaccctcctgtaggttttcgatCCAACCCCAGTTATAACCAACCGGATTCAGCTTATCAAACAGCTAATTATTAGGGTCAGGtgcactagattagggttggagtgaacatacaagatggtagctctccaggaacaggcatGTTAATCTAAACAATTTTGTTGCATGTTCTGGAGGAAAAACTTCATTACGTCACAATTTATCAGCCAAGCCGCCATTAGACAATGAACCTAGAAGCccattaaaatacaaaaaaagattTTAAAAAAAGTAGTGAGTCTGATCTCCAGGGCCCACGATCGCAGCAGCCCCAGGAGTATACTATGATTGAAGCTAGAGCTACTCAGGTTTTTCTAAatctagccagcttcagttaacTTCACATTCTCAGGTTTCCTCCATACTACAACAGTGTATATTGCTTGTCCGCCGTAACTGCACATGCATGTCGCACATGGCTAGTCAAACGCCAAACTCTTCATCGAGACAATGCCGAAACCTtaatccatgggcgagtcagtgcCACACTTTAATTTCTGCTGAAATCAAAATGAATGAAAAGTCATTGCAAATTCCATAGGCGATGGTGTGAAATAGGCTTGAAGTGCAGTGTTTATTTGAAATATAGTTTTACtgtgcttatcaatgcacaagcacccccccccacacactcctATTGATAAAATAGCATTACATCATATACAAGTTTTACTCTGCGTGAAGTTTCAAATGCATTGTCATTACTAATGTGAAATTTaacatttgtcatttagcagacgctcttatccagaccCAATTAgggtgccttgctcaaaggcgcGACAGCTTTTTCACCAAGTTGGCTCGGGGagtcgaaccagcgacctttcggttattggcccaacgctcttaaccactaggatacctgtaaTTTGAGGCATTCTTTTAACAAACATTTGATCAATCAAATATTTTTAAATCAGTAGACTTCCTCAAATTAAGGGGATGACGCAATatttgagagagggagggaatctgatttaATTGGTCCTCAACTGTGGCTTCATTCAGGATAAATGGAGTTTGCCTGCCTGGGATCAGGTTAGTTCTGAAGTATTCGTTGCTGTAGAAATGTAGCTGGCTTAAAGGTGAGCGAGCACTTTTGTGAAACTGGccagtggcgacctgtcattcagggcaggtggggcagagctgCACCTGATTAgctaaaatacaatatttttgttttttgcatgttattttggcaataAGTGTCACAACAGTTCACAAACAATGTAAAaacctatatattttttaaaaatgtatcgtGGAgttaaagccgcatacaaacgtggtctcttttttgctttcttgattaaggcagctccaaaatgcaggcgtTTCAGCCtagtgctttctgtggtgctgggccagcggaaaatacagagcgtaggtgTTGGTAATTTTCTCTAGTTGTGCCGTGATAGGCTCAG
Protein-coding regions in this window:
- the pmch gene encoding pro-MCH, whose translation is MISLYSVIFTLVLFSEFNTRSVVLAVPTGKLDEGRTEQESLRSILGEDMMSDDALAAPRFRQDHILDNGQDDGNTKIIILSPSVPQDIGLKGHTRRGMNTAFSRALPVLPDRGTDHSPAEYSLKVERREADLEMLRCMIGRVYRPCSQA